Proteins co-encoded in one Arachis stenosperma cultivar V10309 chromosome 7, arast.V10309.gnm1.PFL2, whole genome shotgun sequence genomic window:
- the LOC130941880 gene encoding WRKY DNA-binding transcription factor 70-like, translating to MENHHHYSSKGRRELMEQELLRGRDVANQLLQLLVHRSNNNDEQGLTLILPFAEDLVHQVLRSFANTLLLLNISNNSNNIDDAIFPIKDLSSSSPSSCQKHEDLDEACKSFHTNNGRGRYKRKTTAPTWEKDNPILLEDGHAWRKYGQKKTMNSKYLRNYYRCSHKNDEGCPAMKHVQRIQENPPLYRTTYYGHHTCKNTNYYNNEESIILEHESKYSMFLSFNNNNNNIIPILRSTKQEAVELVIHDHHDDPSVATHHQSQLYDHYEVATHNVAMLSSSSSSSPSCTDDTTVHQFDNYDFGWDLDFDGLACFDHHQDQITMIM from the exons ATGGagaatcatcatcattattcatCGAAGGGAAGAAGGGAACTAATGGAGCAAGAGCTACTTAGAGGGCGTGACGTGGCAAATCAATTGCTTCAACTTCTTGTTCATAGATCCAATAATAATGATGAACAAGGGTTGACGTTGATCTTGCCATTTGCTGAAGATCTTGTGCACCAAGTGCTAAGATCATTCGCAAACACCCTTTTGCTCTTGAACATTTccaataatagtaataatattGATGATGCAATTTTTCCCATCAAAgatttatcttcttcttctccatcaaGTTGCCAAAAGCATGAGGATTTAGATGAGGCTTGCAAAAGCTTCCACACAAATAATGGAAGAGGGCGCTACAAGAGAAA AACAACTGCACCAACTTGGGAGAAGGACAATCCAATTTTACTTGAAGATGGCCATGCATGGAGAAAGTACGGACAAAAGAAGACAATGAATTCGAAATACCTCAG GAACTACTACAGGTGCAGTCATAAGAATGATGAGGGTTGCCCAGCAATGAAACATGTTCAAAGAATTCAAGAGAATCCTCCATTATACCGAACTACCTATTATGGTCATCACACTTGCAAGAACACTAATTATTATAATAACGAGGAATcaattattttggaacatgaaTCCAAATATTCAATGTTCCTTagcttcaataataacaataacaatatcaTCCCAATTTTGAGATCAACAAAACAAGAGGCAGTGGAATTAGTGATTCATGATCATCACGATGACCCTAGTGTTGCTACTCATCATCAGAGTCAATTATATGATCACTATGAAGTTGCTACTCATAATGTTGCTATgctatcatcatcatcatcgtcatcacCATCTTGCACTGATGATACTACTGTTCATCAGTTTGACAATTATGATTTTGGATGGGACTTGGATTTTGATGGCTTGGCATGTTTTGATCATCATCAAGATCAGATTACGATGATTATGTAA
- the LOC130939558 gene encoding probable WRKY transcription factor 38 — protein sequence MANQLLEVLVAHNNKSNNHHYLNRSYDDDDDKGLMVLLPYAEDLVHQVLRSFTNSLLILNTTTTTKSDAIDHDVFSDGRVVFDSAKFRDFSSTTSSPSLHHTNNNRLRKSSVPTWEKDSPILIEDGHEWRKYGQKMTMNSKYLRNYYRCSHKNDQGCPATKKVQQIQDNPPLFRTSYYGHHICKSITYNEETILASESFSETSMFLSFNNNNNNNNNNNNRNVIITPSKEHQFSSSQAFGSKNFISQNQLLLSSSDYYHPLCVYEELGFDYSRHHDPMLYSTDEKVQFDNNALGWDLLDYDGLACYGQQN from the exons ATGGCGAATCAATTGCTTGAAGTGCTTGTTGCTCATAATAACAAATCCAATAATCATCACTATCTAAATAGAtcatatgatgatgatgatgataaaggGTTAATGGTACTATTACCATATGCTGAAGATCTTGTGCATCAAGTACTAAGATCATTCACGAATTCCCTTTTGATCTTGAACACTACTACTACCACTAAAAGTGATGCTATTGATCATGATGTTTTCTCCGATGGAAGGGTGGTTTTTGATTCTGCAAAATTCAGAGATTTCTCTTCTACTACTTCTTCTCCGAGTCTTCATCACACAAACAATAATCGATTAAGAAA ATCATCTGTACCAACATGGGAGAAGGATAGTCCAATTTTAATTGAAGATGGACATGAATGGAGAAAATATGGACAAAAGATGACAATGAATTCAAAATACCTAAG GAATTATTATAGGTGCAGTCACAAGAATGATCAAGGTTGCCCAGCAACAAAAAAAGTGCAACAAATTCAAGACAATCCACCATTGTTCCGAACAAGCTATTATGGTCATCACATATGCAAAAGCATCACTTATAATGAGgaaacaattttggcatctgaATCTTTTTCCGAAACTTCTATGTTCCTtagcttcaataataataataataataataataataacaataatagaAATGTTATTATTACACCTAGCAAAGAACACCAATTTTCATCATCACAAGCTTTTGGATCAAAAAACTTCATCTCACAAAACCAATTATTACTATCTTCATCAGATTACTACCACCCATTATGTGTCTATGAAGAACTTGGTTTCGACTATTCTAGGCACCATGATCCTATGCTATATTCCACTGATGAAAAGGTTCAATTTGACAATAATGCTTTAGGGTGGGACTTATTGGATTATGATGGCTTGGCATGTTATGGTCAACAAAATTAA